Proteins encoded by one window of Candidatus Hydrogenedentota bacterium:
- a CDS encoding aminotransferase class I/II-fold pyridoxal phosphate-dependent enzyme, whose amino-acid sequence MTPREILASHSAGDLFGGLPANRVGDAERRYMAEILDSGFSNKGESAGMLRRLEEAFARKFGVPFAITHNSGTGTMQSCLLAAGVGPGDEVIVPASTMASTAFVVVQCGAVVVFADCDPDRFTIEPNDVKRKISEHTKAIIPVSVFGLAPDYDPLMGLARTYALTVIEDNAQCFLGEYKGKLVGTIGRAASFSFQASKHMTSGGDGGMVITSDENYARRIRKAAVVGYAAVDAKPGSTMVPRDVRQDWSYCRHDAMGYNFRMSAPQAALALGQLERLDYLVAARMYIAGQYESVIRGEKCEWLVPPYAPADCVHSYWCYTCKLDEKKLGVDWRHFRKTYIEKGGDGLYGLWTPVHLEPVFQNLNFYGARDRAPNFDPRYKGSVKAYREGDCPNVEEYRKRLCLFKTGMQTLDKVHRELDALRATIRHYA is encoded by the coding sequence ATGACGCCGCGCGAGATACTTGCCAGCCACAGCGCCGGGGACTTGTTTGGCGGGTTGCCCGCGAACCGCGTTGGTGACGCGGAACGGCGTTATATGGCTGAGATCCTCGATTCGGGATTCAGCAACAAGGGCGAATCCGCTGGGATGCTGAGACGTCTCGAGGAAGCTTTCGCCCGAAAGTTCGGAGTCCCATTCGCCATCACCCACAATTCGGGGACGGGCACGATGCAGTCGTGTCTGCTGGCGGCGGGGGTGGGTCCCGGGGACGAGGTCATTGTGCCTGCGAGCACCATGGCTTCGACGGCGTTTGTTGTGGTGCAATGCGGCGCGGTGGTGGTGTTCGCTGACTGCGACCCCGACCGTTTCACGATCGAGCCGAACGACGTGAAGCGCAAAATCAGCGAACACACGAAGGCCATCATCCCGGTGAGCGTATTCGGCCTGGCTCCGGATTACGACCCGCTCATGGGCCTTGCGCGTACGTATGCTCTTACGGTTATTGAAGATAATGCGCAATGCTTCCTGGGTGAATACAAAGGCAAGCTGGTTGGCACAATCGGCCGTGCCGCCAGTTTCAGCTTTCAGGCGTCGAAACACATGACCAGCGGCGGGGATGGCGGCATGGTGATTACCAGCGATGAGAACTATGCTCGGCGCATCCGAAAGGCCGCTGTCGTGGGTTATGCCGCCGTGGACGCCAAGCCGGGGTCGACCATGGTTCCGCGAGACGTGCGCCAGGATTGGAGCTACTGCCGGCACGATGCGATGGGCTACAACTTCCGCATGTCCGCGCCCCAGGCCGCCCTTGCTCTTGGACAGCTCGAACGTCTCGACTATCTTGTGGCCGCCCGGATGTACATCGCCGGGCAGTACGAGAGCGTTATCCGGGGCGAAAAATGCGAGTGGCTCGTGCCTCCGTATGCGCCCGCGGACTGCGTGCACTCCTATTGGTGTTACACGTGCAAACTGGACGAGAAGAAGCTGGGGGTGGACTGGCGCCATTTCCGCAAGACCTATATCGAAAAGGGCGGGGACGGCCTCTACGGGTTGTGGACGCCCGTGCACCTCGAGCCCGTGTTTCAAAACCTGAATTTCTACGGAGCCCGGGACCGGGCGCCTAATTTCGATCCCCGGTACAAAGGCAGCGTGAAAGCCTACCGGGAAGGCGATTGCCCAAATGTCGAGGAGTACAGGAAGCGCCTGTGCCTGTTCAAGACAGGGATGCAGACCCTCGACAAGGTCCACCGGGAATTGGACGCTCTCCGCGCGACCATTCGCCATTACGCGTGA